Proteins from a genomic interval of Deltaproteobacteria bacterium:
- a CDS encoding superoxide dismutase, producing MQKDDPDTGTHEVTRREFLVGAGAAVAAGGATLILPRGAAAAPIALPPLPWADDALAPYVSAHTIGFHYGKHHKGYVDNLNKLIAGTELADLPLEKIMTTTAGNAEKQTIFNNAAQVWNHTFYWKSLKPKGGGAPPKELGAKIDQAFGSYDAFKKTFIDAALTQFGSGWAWLAAKGGVLQIVKTPNAENPVIKGVKPLLTIDVWEHAYYLDYQNKRADYVTAVLDHLIDWEFAAANLAA from the coding sequence TGCAGAAGGACGATCCCGACACGGGCACGCACGAGGTCACGCGCCGCGAGTTCCTGGTAGGCGCCGGGGCGGCCGTTGCCGCCGGCGGCGCGACCCTGATCCTGCCCCGCGGCGCCGCGGCCGCGCCGATCGCGCTGCCGCCGCTTCCCTGGGCCGACGACGCGCTCGCACCCTACGTCTCGGCGCACACGATCGGTTTCCACTACGGCAAGCACCACAAGGGCTACGTCGACAACCTGAACAAGCTGATCGCGGGCACCGAGCTCGCCGACCTGCCGCTCGAGAAGATCATGACGACGACGGCGGGCAACGCCGAGAAGCAGACGATCTTCAACAACGCCGCGCAGGTCTGGAACCACACCTTTTACTGGAAGAGCCTGAAGCCCAAGGGCGGCGGCGCGCCGCCGAAGGAGCTCGGCGCGAAGATCGACCAGGCGTTCGGCAGCTACGACGCGTTCAAGAAGACCTTCATCGACGCGGCGCTCACCCAGTTCGGGAGCGGCTGGGCGTGGCTCGCGGCCAAGGGCGGCGTGCTGCAGATCGTGAAGACGCCGAACGCCGAGAACCCGGTCATCAAGGGCGTGAAGCCGCTCCTCACCATCGACGTCTGGGAGCACGCCTACTACCTCGACTACCAGAACAAGCGCGCCGACTACGTCACCGCCGTGCTCGACCACTTGATCGACTGGGAGTTCGCCGCCGCCAATCTCGCCGCGTAG
- a CDS encoding GNAT family N-acetyltransferase, with protein sequence MAHTIRRATERDLPFIAWVQQEASRSHLPFGFWDLAIPGSDAYRLGIVARIANRQPESFAHWSRFLVAEVDGEPAAALSAYDDAKVATGERFFRALVEAMTAEGWNEARLGAMQQRVAPFLACAPDQPDDTWIVEWVATRPAHRGKGLTKALLHAILDAGRTRGHTRFQIGVLIGNTPAQRAYEGAGFAVFDEKRDPAFEATFGAPGIRQLRRGG encoded by the coding sequence ATGGCCCATACGATCCGCCGCGCCACGGAGCGCGATCTTCCCTTCATCGCCTGGGTGCAGCAGGAGGCGTCGCGCTCGCATCTGCCGTTCGGATTCTGGGATCTCGCGATCCCGGGATCCGACGCGTACCGGCTCGGCATCGTCGCGCGCATCGCGAACCGGCAGCCGGAGTCGTTCGCGCACTGGTCGCGCTTCCTCGTCGCCGAGGTGGACGGCGAGCCGGCGGCGGCGCTCTCGGCCTACGACGACGCGAAGGTCGCGACCGGCGAGCGCTTCTTCCGGGCGCTCGTCGAGGCGATGACCGCCGAGGGATGGAACGAGGCGCGGCTCGGCGCGATGCAGCAGCGGGTCGCACCCTTCCTCGCCTGCGCGCCCGACCAACCCGACGACACGTGGATCGTTGAGTGGGTGGCGACGCGCCCGGCCCACCGCGGGAAGGGGCTCACCAAGGCGCTGCTCCACGCGATCCTCGACGCGGGCCGCACGCGCGGCCACACGCGGTTCCAGATCGGCGTCCTCATCGGCAACACGCCGGCGCAGCGCGCGTACGAGGGGGCGGGCTTCGCGGTCTTCGACGAGAAGCGCGATCCCGCCTTCGAGGCGACCTTCGGCGCGCCGGGCATCCGGCAGCTGCGGCGAGGGGGCTGA
- a CDS encoding GNAT family N-acetyltransferase has translation MTDEAGTSVLRRARPPDADALARLERAAFVGCYAAHRFAAAQLSSHLTRSASFAHVVEGRGRIVAYVLGVQGAGSRAHVARLYSIAVDPSARRRDFARRLLRAFLATARRRGCTVVSLEVAATNRAALALFALHGFAITRRLPAYYSRTTAGLRMRRELIGRADRPPTGHRTRP, from the coding sequence ATGACGGACGAAGCCGGAACGAGCGTCCTGCGCAGGGCGCGCCCGCCCGATGCCGACGCGCTCGCCCGCCTCGAGCGCGCGGCGTTCGTCGGGTGCTACGCCGCGCACCGTTTCGCGGCGGCGCAGCTTTCGTCGCATCTCACGCGGTCCGCGTCGTTCGCCCACGTCGTCGAAGGGCGCGGCCGGATCGTCGCCTACGTCCTCGGCGTCCAGGGCGCCGGTAGCCGCGCGCACGTCGCGCGCCTCTACAGCATCGCGGTCGATCCGAGCGCGCGCCGCCGCGACTTCGCCAGGCGTCTCTTGCGCGCGTTTCTCGCGACGGCGCGGCGCCGCGGCTGCACGGTCGTGTCCTTGGAGGTCGCGGCGACCAATCGCGCGGCGCTCGCGCTCTTCGCCCTCCACGGCTTCGCGATCACACGCCGGCTGCCGGCCTATTACTCCCGCACCACCGCCGGCCTCCGCATGCGCCGGGAACTCATCGGACGCGCGGATCGTCCACCCACGGGACACCGGACGCGCCCGTAG
- a CDS encoding fumarate hydratase, whose amino-acid sequence MPDFRYQEMFPHGHDTTPYRKLEGDWVGTDTFRGQRVLTVDAAALTRLAFEAVRDVSHLFRPGHLAQLKKILEDPEASMNDRFVALNMLRNACVSAGMVLPSCQDTGTAIALGKKGQRVWTGGDDEAAIARGIYDVYQQTNLRYSQMAPLSMFEEKNTGTNLPAQLELYAVGGDEYRFLFVTKGGGSANKSFLYQETAAILSRERLLPFVESKVKTLGTAACPPYHLAIAIGGTSAELTMKTVKLASCRDLDDLPTRGDPAGHAIRDPELEDEIWKMTQRLEIGAQFGGKYFCHDVRVIRLPRHGASLPIGIGVSCSADRQAKAKITADGVFLERLETNPVRFLPEIDEAELSGDVVKIDLGKPMSEIRAALSKYPIKTRLALSGPMIVARDLAHAKLRERIERGEGLPQYVKDHPIYYAGPAKTPRGMASGSFGPTTAGRMDGYVDLFMQHGGSFVTLAKGNRSPAVTEACRKHGGFYLGSIGGPAAILARDNIRKVEVLEYAELGMEAIWKIEVEDFPAFVVVDDKGNDFFGRL is encoded by the coding sequence ATGCCCGACTTCCGCTACCAGGAAATGTTCCCCCACGGTCACGACACGACGCCCTACCGCAAGCTCGAGGGTGACTGGGTCGGTACGGACACCTTCCGCGGCCAGCGCGTGCTCACGGTCGACGCCGCCGCGCTCACCCGCCTCGCCTTCGAAGCCGTTCGCGACGTGTCGCATCTCTTTCGTCCCGGCCACCTCGCCCAGCTGAAGAAGATCCTCGAGGATCCCGAGGCGTCGATGAACGACCGCTTCGTCGCGCTGAACATGCTGCGCAACGCCTGCGTCTCGGCGGGCATGGTGCTGCCGTCGTGTCAGGACACCGGCACCGCGATCGCGCTCGGCAAGAAGGGCCAGCGCGTCTGGACGGGCGGCGACGACGAGGCGGCGATCGCGCGCGGTATCTACGACGTCTACCAGCAGACCAATCTCCGCTACTCGCAGATGGCGCCGCTCTCCATGTTCGAGGAGAAGAACACCGGGACGAATCTGCCGGCGCAGCTCGAGCTCTACGCGGTAGGCGGCGACGAGTACCGCTTCCTCTTCGTCACCAAGGGCGGCGGCTCGGCGAACAAATCGTTCCTCTATCAGGAGACCGCCGCGATCCTGAGCCGCGAGCGCCTGCTCCCGTTCGTCGAGTCGAAGGTGAAGACGCTCGGCACGGCGGCGTGTCCGCCCTACCACCTGGCGATCGCGATCGGCGGCACGTCGGCGGAGCTCACCATGAAGACCGTGAAGCTCGCGTCCTGCCGCGACCTCGACGACCTCCCGACGCGCGGCGATCCGGCCGGGCACGCCATCCGCGACCCCGAGCTCGAGGACGAGATCTGGAAGATGACCCAGCGCCTCGAGATCGGCGCGCAGTTCGGCGGCAAGTACTTCTGCCACGACGTGCGCGTGATCCGGCTCCCGCGCCACGGCGCGAGCCTGCCGATCGGCATCGGCGTCTCGTGCTCCGCCGATCGGCAGGCGAAGGCCAAGATCACCGCCGACGGGGTCTTCCTGGAACGGCTCGAGACCAATCCCGTCCGCTTCCTTCCCGAGATCGACGAAGCCGAGCTCTCGGGCGACGTCGTGAAGATCGATCTCGGGAAGCCGATGAGCGAGATCCGCGCGGCGCTGTCGAAATACCCCATCAAGACCCGCCTCGCGCTCAGCGGCCCGATGATCGTCGCCCGCGACCTCGCGCACGCGAAGCTCCGCGAGCGCATCGAGCGCGGCGAGGGCCTGCCCCAGTACGTGAAGGACCACCCGATCTACTACGCGGGCCCGGCGAAGACGCCGCGGGGCATGGCGTCGGGCTCGTTCGGCCCCACGACCGCCGGCCGCATGGACGGCTATGTCGACCTCTTCATGCAGCACGGCGGGAGCTTCGTGACGCTCGCCAAGGGCAACCGCTCGCCCGCGGTCACGGAGGCCTGCAGGAAGCACGGCGGCTTTTATCTCGGCTCGATCGGCGGCCCCGCTGCGATCCTCGCCCGCGACAACATCCGCAAGGTCGAGGTGCTCGAGTACGCCGAGCTCGGGATGGAGGCGATCTGGAAGATCGAGGTCGAAGACTTCCCGGCTTTCGTCGTGGTGGACGACAAAGGGAATGATTTCTTCGGGCGGCTGTAG
- a CDS encoding efflux RND transporter periplasmic adaptor subunit — protein sequence MSGMRRPVVLALAAAALVAAALLGARWWMVRERSAAAIRGSGIIEVTQVDVAFEVAGRMIERSVDEGAMVDKGQPVGRLDDREYRLHVMRATAAKEAADARYRMMTKGAREQEIDRALAAREAADAELALQAREYERVTRLRAEGIVAQTEQDRLSNLLANARAARDQAVAQLDELREGFRTEEIEGARADLQRAGAELELAELNLARCLLFAPAAGRVLSKSREPGEMVQPGTPIVTLGDLSRPWVNVYVGERDLGKVHLGMAAQVTVDSFPDQPFDGKVAFVSDRAEFTPKNIQTPDERVKLVYRVKVEVETRNEALKPGMPADALLPVATAAASR from the coding sequence TTGAGCGGAATGCGTCGTCCGGTCGTCCTGGCTCTCGCCGCCGCCGCCCTCGTGGCGGCGGCGCTCCTCGGCGCGCGCTGGTGGATGGTCCGCGAGCGCTCCGCCGCGGCGATCCGCGGCTCGGGCATCATCGAGGTGACGCAGGTCGACGTCGCTTTCGAGGTGGCGGGCCGCATGATCGAGCGTTCGGTCGACGAGGGTGCGATGGTCGACAAGGGCCAGCCCGTCGGCCGCCTCGACGACCGCGAGTACCGCCTGCACGTGATGCGCGCGACCGCCGCGAAGGAGGCCGCCGACGCGCGCTACCGCATGATGACCAAGGGCGCCCGCGAGCAGGAGATCGACCGGGCGCTCGCCGCCCGCGAGGCCGCCGACGCCGAGCTCGCGCTGCAGGCCCGGGAGTACGAGCGGGTCACGCGCCTGCGCGCGGAGGGGATCGTCGCGCAGACCGAGCAGGACCGCCTCTCGAACCTGCTTGCGAACGCGCGCGCGGCTCGCGACCAGGCGGTCGCCCAGCTCGACGAGCTCCGCGAGGGCTTCCGCACCGAGGAGATCGAAGGCGCACGCGCCGACCTGCAGCGCGCCGGCGCCGAGCTGGAGCTCGCCGAGCTCAACCTCGCGCGCTGCCTGCTCTTCGCGCCCGCCGCCGGACGCGTGCTCAGCAAGAGCCGCGAGCCGGGCGAGATGGTGCAGCCCGGAACGCCGATCGTGACGCTCGGCGATCTGAGCCGGCCGTGGGTCAACGTCTACGTCGGCGAGCGCGACCTCGGGAAGGTGCATCTCGGCATGGCGGCGCAGGTGACCGTCGACTCGTTCCCCGACCAGCCCTTCGACGGCAAGGTGGCCTTCGTCTCCGACCGCGCCGAGTTCACGCCGAAGAACATCCAGACGCCCGACGAGCGCGTGAAGCTCGTCTATCGCGTGAAGGTCGAGGTCGAGACGCGGAACGAAGCCCTCAAGCCGGGCATGCCGGCCGACGCGCTCCTGCCGGTCGCGACCGCCGCGGCCTCGCGGTGA
- a CDS encoding ABC transporter ATP-binding protein — protein MPTGRPAVRAVDVAKRYGTVQALRDLTFEVRAGELFGLVGPDGAGKTTFLRLLACLLRPDGGRAEVDGVDVTEDPAEVKRRIGYMSQRFSLSGTLSVLENLLYVAEVWGVDPAARRTRIQRLLEFSRLGPFQKRLAKDLSGGMKQKLALAACLIHQPRILLLDEPTIGVDPLSRRDFWLILYDLLQEGSTILLSTPYMDEAERCGRVGFLQDGTMIACGPPAQLKIDLGVAVLDLRCAAPRAAERTLRHLRGFETTALFGDRIHLTLPRDGLDPDTVVARVRAAGVAVDDWKLVAPSLEDVFLAYTRPTAAAPP, from the coding sequence ATCCCCACAGGCAGGCCCGCCGTCCGCGCCGTCGACGTCGCCAAGCGCTACGGAACCGTTCAGGCGCTCCGCGACCTGACCTTCGAGGTCCGCGCCGGCGAGCTCTTCGGACTCGTCGGACCCGACGGCGCCGGCAAGACGACGTTCCTCAGGCTCCTCGCCTGCCTGCTGCGCCCCGACGGCGGCCGCGCCGAGGTCGACGGCGTCGACGTCACCGAGGATCCCGCCGAGGTGAAGCGCCGCATCGGCTACATGTCGCAGCGCTTCAGCCTCTCCGGCACGCTCTCCGTGCTCGAGAACCTGCTCTACGTCGCCGAGGTCTGGGGCGTCGACCCGGCGGCGCGCCGCACCCGTATCCAGCGCCTCCTCGAGTTCAGCCGCCTCGGTCCGTTTCAGAAGCGCCTCGCCAAGGACCTCTCGGGCGGCATGAAGCAGAAGCTCGCGCTCGCGGCCTGCCTGATCCACCAACCGAGGATCCTGCTCCTCGACGAGCCGACGATCGGCGTCGACCCGCTCTCGCGTCGCGACTTCTGGCTCATCCTCTACGACCTCCTCCAGGAAGGCTCGACGATCCTCCTCTCGACGCCCTACATGGACGAAGCCGAGCGCTGCGGCCGCGTCGGCTTCCTGCAGGACGGGACGATGATCGCGTGCGGACCGCCCGCGCAGCTGAAGATCGACCTCGGCGTGGCGGTGTTGGATCTCCGGTGCGCGGCGCCGCGCGCCGCCGAGCGTACGCTCCGGCACCTGCGAGGCTTCGAGACGACCGCGCTCTTCGGCGATCGCATCCACCTCACCCTGCCGCGCGACGGCCTCGATCCCGACACGGTCGTGGCGCGCGTCCGCGCGGCGGGCGTCGCGGTCGACGACTGGAAGCTCGTGGCGCCTTCGCTGGAAGACGTGTTCCTCGCCTACACGCGCCCGACCGCGGCGGCGCCGCCATGA
- a CDS encoding ABC transporter ATP-binding protein yields the protein MSAALAVEAAGLTRVFDSFVAVDHIDLAVPTGRIFGFLGPNGAGKSTTIKMLCGILRPSGGTARVGGFDVAREPERVKASIGYMSQKFSLYEDLTVAENLRFFAGIYGVRGARLAERIAWALHMAGLEGRGDTLTSALAGGWRQRLALGCAVLHEPPILFLDEPTSGVDPVSRRRFWDMIGDLAERGITIFVTTHFMDEAEHCDELALIYAGTVVAAGTPSQLKREHIRHALLEIESDDLMGTYEALKSTPGIDGVALFGNALHATVADEAAARATIRERLAASGLPLRRLDRIEPSLEDAFVAIIETHVAARGS from the coding sequence ATGAGCGCCGCGCTCGCGGTCGAGGCGGCGGGCCTCACCCGCGTCTTCGACTCGTTCGTGGCCGTCGACCACATCGACCTCGCCGTGCCCACCGGCCGCATCTTCGGCTTCCTCGGACCGAACGGCGCCGGCAAGTCGACGACCATCAAGATGCTGTGCGGCATCCTGCGGCCGTCGGGCGGCACGGCACGGGTCGGCGGCTTCGACGTCGCCCGCGAGCCCGAGCGCGTGAAGGCCAGCATCGGATACATGTCGCAGAAGTTCTCGCTCTACGAGGACCTGACGGTCGCGGAGAACCTGCGGTTCTTCGCCGGCATTTATGGGGTGCGCGGGGCTCGTCTGGCGGAACGCATCGCCTGGGCGCTCCACATGGCTGGCCTCGAAGGACGCGGCGACACCCTCACCTCGGCGCTCGCCGGCGGCTGGCGCCAGCGGCTCGCGCTCGGCTGCGCCGTCCTCCACGAGCCGCCGATCCTCTTCCTCGACGAGCCGACATCGGGGGTCGACCCGGTGTCGCGCCGCCGCTTCTGGGACATGATCGGCGACCTCGCCGAGCGCGGCATCACGATCTTCGTGACGACGCACTTCATGGACGAGGCCGAGCACTGCGACGAGCTCGCGCTCATCTACGCCGGCACGGTCGTCGCCGCGGGCACGCCCTCGCAGCTCAAGCGCGAGCACATCCGCCACGCCCTCCTCGAGATCGAGAGCGATGACCTGATGGGGACGTACGAGGCGCTCAAGTCGACGCCGGGCATCGACGGCGTAGCGCTCTTCGGAAACGCGCTCCACGCCACGGTCGCCGACGAGGCGGCGGCGCGCGCGACGATCCGGGAGCGGCTCGCGGCGAGCGGCCTGCCGCTCCGCCGCCTCGACCGCATCGAACCCTCGCTCGAGGACGCGTTCGTCGCGATCATCGAAACCCACGTAGCGGCCCGGGGGAGCTGA
- a CDS encoding ABC transporter permease, which produces MRLPRPLRTIRAILRREFIDVLRDPRSLALTLLWPISMLVMYGYGIRYDVDNVPITVLDYSATPESRDLSEQMRRSGYFTIVRFARDDRDVEYDLMNDAVKAAIVIPREFSDRLRAGEPTAVQVLIDGSDSNTATIAQGYALAIVNQFVGAWSGVGTRRAGAPAAAGDPTIGQAPIQVASRVWYNPELKSVNFIVPGVIAVIMMIVGAILTALSIVKEKERGTIEQILVSPIRPLEMMIGKIVPYMVIALVDLSIIICAGYLLFGVPIKGSVVQLAIFSLLYLFCALGVGVLVSTIADTMQNAMLAAIFMSLLPSVLLSGFVFPLEDLPTPIQAVSYLFPARYFVTAIRGIYLKRVGLEVLWPEALLLVVFAVGIVSFSASRFQERLE; this is translated from the coding sequence ATGCGCCTCCCCCGCCCCCTCCGCACGATCCGCGCCATCCTCCGCCGCGAGTTCATCGATGTGCTGCGCGACCCGCGGAGCCTGGCGCTCACGCTGCTCTGGCCGATCAGCATGCTCGTCATGTACGGCTACGGGATCCGCTACGACGTCGACAACGTCCCCATCACCGTCCTCGACTACAGCGCCACCCCCGAGAGCCGCGACCTCTCCGAGCAGATGCGGCGCTCCGGCTACTTCACGATCGTCCGCTTCGCGCGCGACGACCGCGACGTCGAGTACGACCTGATGAACGACGCGGTGAAGGCGGCGATCGTGATCCCGCGCGAGTTCAGCGACCGCCTGCGCGCGGGCGAGCCCACGGCGGTGCAGGTGCTGATCGACGGCTCCGACTCCAACACCGCGACGATCGCCCAGGGTTACGCGCTCGCGATCGTGAACCAGTTCGTCGGCGCCTGGTCGGGTGTCGGCACCCGGCGCGCCGGCGCGCCGGCGGCCGCAGGCGATCCGACCATCGGCCAGGCGCCGATCCAGGTCGCGAGCCGGGTCTGGTACAACCCGGAGCTCAAGAGCGTGAACTTCATCGTGCCCGGGGTCATCGCGGTCATCATGATGATCGTCGGCGCCATCCTGACGGCGCTCTCGATCGTGAAGGAGAAGGAGCGCGGCACGATCGAGCAGATCCTGGTCTCGCCGATCCGTCCGCTCGAGATGATGATCGGCAAGATCGTCCCCTACATGGTGATCGCGCTCGTCGATCTCTCGATCATCATCTGCGCGGGCTACCTGCTGTTCGGCGTACCCATCAAGGGCAGCGTCGTGCAGCTCGCGATCTTCTCGCTCCTCTACCTCTTCTGCGCGCTCGGGGTCGGCGTCCTCGTGTCGACGATCGCCGACACCATGCAGAACGCGATGTTGGCGGCGATCTTCATGTCGCTGCTGCCCTCGGTGCTGCTCTCGGGCTTCGTGTTCCCGCTCGAGGACCTGCCGACGCCGATCCAGGCGGTTTCGTACCTCTTCCCGGCGCGCTACTTCGTGACCGCGATCCGCGGCATCTACCTGAAGCGCGTCGGCCTCGAGGTCCTGTGGCCGGAAGCGCTCCTGCTCGTCGTCTTCGCCGTGGGTATCGTGTCGTTCAGCGCATCGCGCTTCCAGGAGCGTCTGGAGTAG
- a CDS encoding ABC transporter permease — MRASLARIVQVIWKEVIQIRRDRRMFGIVLMMPVLELFIFGYVVATEVDDIALAVCDYSQTAESRAYVDQLTESGYFRIAARCAGVNDTDRILDHGQAKLVLAIPPDFAELLRRGKPVQVMAAVDGSNSNTATIALAYLEQVTLSQAVDVQLVDKSLGVTATARHPVVAVEPRAWFNPELRSVNFMVPAITCVLLMESLVILTAMAIVREKEHGTMEQLIVTPIRAFELIVGKAVPFIGLGYINVAIVILVGAFWFQVPIAGSLPLLLALTGLFIVTCLGLGLVVSAISNTQQQASMTGQFVLLPSMFFSGFMFPIASMPPVVQTMTYVIPLRYYISISRGIFLKGAGWAELRDEALILAVYGIAILVLATIFFRKEIR; from the coding sequence GTGCGCGCCTCCCTCGCCCGCATCGTCCAGGTGATCTGGAAGGAGGTGATCCAGATCCGGCGCGACAGGCGCATGTTCGGCATCGTGCTGATGATGCCGGTGCTGGAGCTCTTCATCTTCGGATACGTCGTCGCGACCGAGGTCGACGACATCGCGCTCGCCGTCTGCGATTACAGCCAGACGGCGGAAAGCCGCGCCTACGTCGATCAGCTGACGGAGAGCGGCTACTTCCGGATCGCGGCGCGCTGCGCCGGGGTGAACGACACCGACCGCATCCTCGACCACGGCCAGGCGAAGCTCGTGCTGGCGATTCCGCCCGATTTCGCGGAGCTGCTGCGGCGCGGGAAGCCCGTGCAGGTGATGGCGGCCGTCGACGGCAGCAACTCCAACACGGCGACCATCGCCCTCGCCTACCTCGAGCAGGTCACGCTCTCGCAGGCGGTCGACGTGCAGCTCGTCGACAAGAGCCTCGGCGTGACCGCGACCGCGCGCCATCCCGTCGTCGCGGTCGAGCCGCGCGCCTGGTTCAACCCCGAGCTCCGCAGCGTCAACTTCATGGTGCCGGCCATCACCTGCGTCCTCCTCATGGAGTCGCTCGTGATCCTCACCGCGATGGCGATCGTGCGCGAGAAGGAGCACGGCACGATGGAGCAGCTGATCGTCACGCCCATCCGCGCGTTCGAGCTGATCGTCGGCAAGGCCGTGCCGTTCATCGGCCTCGGCTACATCAACGTGGCGATCGTGATCCTGGTCGGGGCGTTCTGGTTCCAGGTGCCGATCGCCGGCAGCCTCCCGCTGCTCCTCGCCCTGACCGGACTCTTCATCGTCACCTGCCTCGGCTTGGGGCTCGTCGTCTCGGCGATCTCCAACACCCAGCAGCAGGCGTCGATGACCGGACAGTTCGTGCTGCTGCCGAGCATGTTCTTCTCGGGCTTCATGTTCCCGATCGCGAGCATGCCGCCGGTCGTCCAGACGATGACGTACGTGATCCCGCTCCGCTACTACATCTCGATCTCGCGCGGCATCTTCCTGAAGGGAGCGGGGTGGGCGGAGCTCCGCGACGAGGCGCTGATCCTCGCCGTCTACGGGATCGCGATCCTGGTGCTCGCGACGATCTTCTTCCGGAAGGAGATCCGCTGA
- a CDS encoding SprT-like domain-containing protein, with protein sequence MLHALNRLRRLVAPGQLELALTPRVPAADGEIPRPDEAARLLARLRALGLRGIRRCALTRNRSTMVSFRGDALRLHRAFATAADDVLRAVVGFVNGRGAARRAARRALTAFEIPRDPAAARPHRPVASHPDDAALAARLRAAHAALNGERFTGALGPVAIRVSRRMRSRLGHYSSGRRSAPEIAIARRHARRDGWPSVLETLVHEMVHQWQHETGRPVAHDADFRRKCREVGIAPHAKRPH encoded by the coding sequence ATGCTGCACGCGCTGAATCGACTGCGGCGTCTGGTCGCGCCCGGGCAGCTCGAGCTCGCGCTCACACCGCGCGTCCCGGCCGCGGACGGCGAGATCCCGCGCCCGGACGAGGCGGCGCGGCTCCTCGCGCGCCTCCGCGCGCTCGGGCTCCGCGGCATCCGCCGCTGCGCTCTCACCCGCAACCGCTCGACGATGGTGTCGTTCCGTGGTGACGCGCTCCGCCTCCACCGGGCGTTCGCCACGGCGGCCGACGACGTGCTGCGGGCGGTCGTCGGCTTCGTGAACGGCCGGGGCGCCGCGCGCCGCGCCGCGCGCCGGGCGCTCACCGCATTCGAGATCCCGCGCGACCCCGCCGCCGCGCGCCCGCACCGGCCGGTCGCGTCGCATCCCGACGACGCGGCGCTCGCCGCACGCCTCCGCGCCGCGCATGCGGCCCTCAATGGCGAACGCTTCACGGGCGCGCTCGGTCCGGTCGCGATCCGCGTGTCGCGCCGCATGCGGTCGCGGCTCGGCCACTACTCGTCCGGCCGGCGCTCGGCCCCCGAGATCGCGATCGCGCGCCGTCACGCGCGCCGCGACGGCTGGCCGAGCGTCCTCGAAACCCTCGTGCACGAAATGGTCCACCAGTGGCAGCACGAGACCGGCCGCCCGGTCGCCCACGACGCCGACTTCCGCCGCAAGTGCCGCGAGGTCGGCATCGCGCCGCACGCCAAGCGTCCCCATTGA
- the gluQRS gene encoding tRNA glutamyl-Q(34) synthetase GluQRS, producing the protein MSAFVTRFAPSPNGFLHLGHAFSALTAWDAARAADGRFLLRIEDIDGRRSRPALEAAIFEDLAWLGIAWETPVRRQSEHLREYAAALVRLDDAGLLYPCFCTRREIEEALTAPHGPAGAAYPGTCRRLDRAARAALVASGRPFARRLDLGAALVRSGPLAFEESGTRVAVDPARLHAEIGDVVLARKDVPASYHLAVIHDDALQGVTVVIRGEDLAFATPLHRVLHALLALPTPAYRHHRLVTDAAGKRFAKRDGAATLRALRAAGVTPAEVRARVGLA; encoded by the coding sequence GTGTCCGCGTTCGTGACCCGGTTCGCGCCGAGCCCCAATGGCTTCCTGCACCTCGGACACGCGTTCTCCGCCCTGACGGCGTGGGACGCGGCGCGGGCAGCGGACGGCCGCTTTCTGCTGCGCATCGAGGACATCGACGGCAGGCGCTCGCGGCCCGCGCTCGAAGCGGCGATCTTCGAGGATCTCGCGTGGCTCGGGATCGCGTGGGAGACGCCGGTCCGCCGGCAGTCGGAGCACCTCCGCGAATACGCGGCGGCGCTCGTGCGGCTCGACGATGCCGGGCTTCTCTACCCCTGCTTCTGCACGCGGCGCGAGATCGAGGAGGCGTTGACGGCGCCGCACGGACCCGCGGGCGCCGCCTACCCCGGCACGTGTCGGCGGCTCGATCGGGCGGCGCGCGCCGCGCTGGTGGCGTCGGGCCGCCCCTTCGCCCGCCGCCTCGACCTCGGGGCGGCGCTCGTGCGCTCCGGCCCGCTCGCATTCGAGGAATCGGGAACACGCGTCGCCGTGGATCCCGCGCGTCTCCACGCCGAGATCGGCGACGTCGTGCTGGCGCGGAAGGACGTGCCGGCGAGCTACCACCTCGCGGTCATCCACGACGACGCGCTCCAGGGCGTGACCGTCGTGATCCGCGGGGAGGACCTCGCCTTCGCGACGCCGCTCCACCGCGTGCTGCACGCCCTCCTCGCCCTGCCGACGCCCGCCTACCGCCACCATCGTCTGGTGACCGACGCGGCGGGTAAGCGCTTCGCGAAACGCGACGGCGCGGCCACGCTGCGCGCGCTCCGCGCCGCGGGCGTCACCCCGGCCGAAGTGCGGGCCCGCGTGGGACTCGCGTGA